From Pedobacter aquae:
TGTAATTTAAAATGTGGGTCTAATAGCATAAATTTATCTATTTACCACAATTTAACAGTTTTACCTTAAAATAGGTGTTAAGCCCATACAAAATTTACAATAGCAGGTTTCAACATCATCTAACATAAAACAATATCTTTGCAGGTATATGTCTTTACATCAAGAAGAAACCATTGTTGCGCTGGCAACACCAGCAGGAATAGGGGCTATAGGCGTTATCAGGCTATCAGGTCCAGAGGCTATAAGCATCACCAATAAAGTATTTTATGGTAAAAATTTAGAAGCACAAGACTCGCACACCATACATTTTGGAACTTTAAGAGACGGAGATTTTATCATTGATGAAGTTTTAGTTTCGCTTTTTGTAGCTCCAAAATCATATACCAAAGAAAACGTGGTAGAAATTAGCTGCCACGGTTCAGATTATATCATTGCCAGCATCATTAAATTGATGATAAAAAATGGTGCAAGAGCAGCAAAAGCAGGCGAATTTACTTTAAGAGCTTTTTTAAATGGAGGCTTAGATTTATCTCAGGCAGAAGCTGTTGCAGATTTAATTGCTTCAAGTTCAAAATCGGCACACCAATTAGCTTTACAGCAGATGCGTGGTGGTTTTTCTAACGAATTAAAGAACCTAAGAGAGCAACTCATTCATTTTGCTTCTATGATAGAGCTGGAATTAGATTTTAGCGAAGAAGATGTAGAATTTGCAAACCGCGACCAGCTTAAACAACTTATCTTGGCTATTAATAAAGTCGTTTCAAGGTTAATACAATCCTTTGAGATGGGTAACGTGATTAAAAATGGTGTACCTGTGGTAATTGCAGGTAAGCCCAACGTTGGTAAATCTACCTTGTTAAATGTTTTATTGAATGAGGAGAGGGCTATTGTTTCTGATATTGCTGGCACTACCAGAGATACCGTAGAAGATGAAATTACTTTGAAAGGTGTACGTTTTAGATTTATTGATACCGCCGGGATAAGAGAAACAGCAGACATTATTGAGGCAAAAGGAGTAGAGCGCACTTTCGAGAAGATAAAATCATCTGCCATTGTGCTTTACCTGTTCGACCCAAGAGAGACATCCTTAACAGAATTAAAAGCTATTATGGATGATTTGCATCAAGTTATCCAAGAAAATAATAGCAAACTGCTTTTAGTAGCTAATAAAACCGATGAAACACAAGTTAACAATGCTTTAACAGGCTTTGAGTCTTTAGGCGAGATTTTGAACATCTCCGCAAAGGAAAAATACAATATCCAATTGTTAGAAGATGAGCTTTTGAAAGCAGCAAACCTTAGTCAAATTAATAAAGATGAAGTAATTGTGAGTAACATACGCCATTTAGAAGCCTTACAAAAAACAGAAGCATCATTAAGCCGGGTTTTACACGGTATAGATAACCCCGTAACTTCTGATTTTTTAGCTATGGATATTAAACAGGCTTTATACTATCTGGGTGAGATAACAGGCACTGTTACCACAGATGATTTGTTGGAGAATATTTTTAGTAAGTTTTGTATAGGAAAGTAGATTTTTTATTGACCTAATTGTGTGTTGGCTTTCGCCGATGTATAAAAAGATTTATTAATGAAGTTTCTTACCTTGTAAAAATTGAAAATTATATGTTATAGCATATAAATCATTCTTTTTCGTGGATTTTATATGTAAAAGCATATAAAAAAATAGTTTTATTGCTTAAATCCTTATTTGCAAAACTATTAAATAAAATTATATTTACCCTTAATCTATCAGTTTCTTATTTTATAATATTTTTTTTAAAAACTTAATGTCTAAAGAACAAGAACGCGACGAACTCCACAGAGCCATTTGGCAGATTGCAAACGATTTAAGAGGAAGTGTAGATGGATGGGATTTTAAATCCTATGTATTAGGACTGCTGTTTTACCGTTTCATATCGGATAATCTAGCTTACAGATTAAATTATTTATCATAGTTAGTTGTGTTAAATCAAAACTTAACTTATAAGTGAAGTATCTATTGCATTTTAATTTTAAATGAATAACTTTGTACAAATAAAAAAAGTGGCGCAGTATGATAAAGTATCATACTATTCTGTAACCATAAATTCAGAAACCACTTCTTTATTTGAACAATTTATAGCAACACATACGGCTAATAATAAAGAAAAATTAAATCATATACTCGCCTGGTTACAGGAAATAGGTATAAAATATGGTGCTCAAACATATCTTTTTCGTCCCGAAGCGTATTTGTCAGATACATCAGCTTTGCCTCCAACAGGTAAAGATAAAGAACCCACTTATATAGAAAATGGAGAAACAGAAAGTAATAATTTAAGGTTATACTGTTTTAGACTTAATGAAAATGTTGTTGTACTCTACAGCGGAGATTTAAAAACCGCAGATAAAGCCCAAGATTGTATTAATGTTAAATCACATTTTTTATTAGCTAATAAGCTAACTAGAGCATTAGAAAACAGTATTAAAGAAAATGAGGTTTACTGGAATGAAGATTGTACAGATATAATTTTTGATTCAGATTTAGAAATAGCATACTAATTAAAATATGGAAAATAATATCATTTCTAATTGGTTGAAAGAGAATGGAGATCCATCCATCCGAAAGGCAACAGAAATAAACTTAGCAATAGCAACTAAAATTAATAATATACTTCAAGCAAAAAGCTTGAAAGCAGTTGATTTAGCTGTTAAGTTAAATAAGAATCAATCCGAAGTAAGTAAATGGTTAACGGGGATGCACACATTTACTACTAAAACTTTGGCGAAAATTTCTTTGGCCTTGGAAGAAGAGATTATTTTCACTGAGCCAAAAACTAAGAATATTTATTTCACTGTTTATAAAAATGAGAATGTAAATGATGGTA
This genomic window contains:
- the mnmE gene encoding tRNA uridine-5-carboxymethylaminomethyl(34) synthesis GTPase MnmE: MSLHQEETIVALATPAGIGAIGVIRLSGPEAISITNKVFYGKNLEAQDSHTIHFGTLRDGDFIIDEVLVSLFVAPKSYTKENVVEISCHGSDYIIASIIKLMIKNGARAAKAGEFTLRAFLNGGLDLSQAEAVADLIASSSKSAHQLALQQMRGGFSNELKNLREQLIHFASMIELELDFSEEDVEFANRDQLKQLILAINKVVSRLIQSFEMGNVIKNGVPVVIAGKPNVGKSTLLNVLLNEERAIVSDIAGTTRDTVEDEITLKGVRFRFIDTAGIRETADIIEAKGVERTFEKIKSSAIVLYLFDPRETSLTELKAIMDDLHQVIQENNSKLLLVANKTDETQVNNALTGFESLGEILNISAKEKYNIQLLEDELLKAANLSQINKDEVIVSNIRHLEALQKTEASLSRVLHGIDNPVTSDFLAMDIKQALYYLGEITGTVTTDDLLENIFSKFCIGK
- a CDS encoding type I restriction-modification system subunit M N-terminal domain-containing protein; its protein translation is MSKEQERDELHRAIWQIANDLRGSVDGWDFKSYVLGLLFYRFISDNLAYRLNYLS
- a CDS encoding helix-turn-helix domain-containing protein: MENNIISNWLKENGDPSIRKATEINLAIATKINNILQAKSLKAVDLAVKLNKNQSEVSKWLTGMHTFTTKTLAKISLALEEEIIFTEPKTKNIYFTVYKNENVNDGTEYETSEILASSIDLDRKIS